TTTCTAAAAAAAAGCAATCCCGATATCGATATCGACACACTCACCTTTTATGAACTGAACAAACATACCGACCCCAACCAGATCGTAAGTTATTTGACACCCATGAAATCGGGAGAAAATATGGGGGTAATCTCCGAAGCCGGCTGTCCAGCCGTAGCCGATCCCGGCGCAGATATGGTGGCTATTGCCCAACAGGAAGGCTACAGGGTTGTTCCGCTGGTAGGACCTTCTTCCATTTTGATGGCAATTATGGCTTCCGGATTCAACGGACAAAGTTTTTCATTCCATGGTTACCTACCAATCGATGCGGGTGAGCGGATAAAAAAACTGAAACAGCTTGAAACAAGGGCATACAATGAAGACCAGACCCAAATCTTCATTGAAACACCGTATCGTAACCTGAAACTGGCGGAAGACATACTACAACACTGTAAACCGCAAACCCGGTTATGTATTGCCATGAACATCTCCTGCGAAGATGAATTCATTGTAACGCGAAGTGTAAAGGCATGGAAAGGTAAACTGCCTGATATGCATAAAAAACCGACTGTTTTCCTGATTTATAGGGGTTGAAAATTGGTTTCATCTCTTTTATTGTCCTGTACATCTCCTCATTGGCAATATCCATCCTTCCCTCCTATTTCAAACAAAAAAACAACAAGCCTTACCGGGGTCTCGGCGCTTCCGGTGCGGTTTCAGCTATCGTTTTCGCTTATGTGTTGGTCAACCCGATGAATTTCATGGGAATCATGTTTATTCCGGTCATGCTCCCCGCCTTTCTTTTCGGTATAATTTTCTTGCTGGTCGCCTTCTATCTCGACCGGAAACAAACAGGTCGTATCAACCACTCGGCACACATCTCCGGGGGAATTTACGGTTTACTCTATATGATTGTCGTTTTTTTCACGCTCGAAGATATAAATCTCCCGGCATTATTTTTGGACCGGATAAAAATAGATTCGATTTCCGACCTTTTTTATTTCGGCATTTAAACAGTTTCCGAAAAGCACGAAGGAAGCAGTACTCAGAAAATATATAAAGACTTACTACCTCGAAATAATTAAAAGCAGAAAAGGTTAGACTGATGTTCTAAAAAAACAGAATAATTTATTCCGGACATAAGTTTGTATTCACGACACATGATATGGCTCATTGAAACTTTTTCCCTACATTTGCATTTCGATATTACACCTTGTTCGGTAATGACCACAAAATATAACGTACAACTGCAACCATTTAACTCTTTCCGTACGAAAGCGTCGGCAAAAATATTCTGTGAACCGCAATCGGCAGAGGAACTTTCGGAAATCATCCACACTTTTCCCGATGAACAGAAATTGGTGCTTGGGAACGGTTTCAATTTGTTTTTCACCAAAGATTTCGAAGGATTGGTTATTAAACCTGCCATACGGGGTATCCATATTCTGGCGGAAACTGATCGGTGTGTAGAAATTGAAGTCGGTGCGGCAGAAGATTGGGACCAGTTTGTTGCTTATTGTGTGGAGAATGGTTACGCCGGTATCGAGAATTTGTCGCTTATTCCCGGTTCAGTAGGTGCAAGTCCGGTTCAGAATATCGGTGCGTACGGTACGGAGGCGATGGATGTGATCACCAAGGTGAAAACGGTGGAACTTCAGACAGGGAATTACAAAGAACTCTCCAACGAGGAGTGCGGATTCGGATACCGCGACAGCATTTTTAAACGCACCGGACTCTATGTAATCACTTCCGTGGTTTTCAAATTGGAAAAGTCGTTTCAATATAAAGAGAAATATATCGACTTAAGCCGTGAGTTGGAAGGTATTTCCTCTCCAGACCTTACCCAGGTTCGTGATGCCATTATCCGTATCCGCAACCGGAAATTGCCCGATTATAAAATACTGCCGAATGCCGGAAGTTTTTTCAAAAATCCTGTGCTTACGGAAGAGGAAAAAGATCAATTACAACAGCAACTACCGGATGTCCCGATTTACAATGTTGGAGAAGGACAATTCAAAACATCGGCGGCATTTCTGATAGATAAGGCCGGATATAAAGGGAAGCGGCACAGAATGGTAGGTACTTATACCCGCCATTCACTTATCATTGTGAATTATGGTACTGAAAACGGAAAGGAAATCGTGGACTTTATGCACAAAATACAACAGGAAGTACTACAACAATTCGGTGTGCTACTCGAACCGGAAGTACGTATTTATTAACTAAAAAAAATGGTCAACATGTCATCATTTATCATTGAAGGTGGATGCAGCCTCAAGGGGGAAATTACACCACAGGGAGCCAAGAACGAAGCCCTGCAGGTAATTTGTGCCACCCTGCTCACACAGGAGGAAGTGATCATAGAGAACGTACCTGATATATTGGATGTAAACAATCTCATTGCACTACTCTCGGATATGGGAGCCGAAGTGAAAAAATTGGACAGCGGAAGCTATTCCTTCAAAGCGGAAAAGATCAACCTGGCCTACACTCAATCGAAAGACTTTATGGAAAAGAGTGCCGCCATGAGAGGTTCCATCATGATTGTCGGTCCCCTCCTGGCGCGATTTGGAGAAGCGGTAGTGCCTAAACCGGGTGGAGACAAGATTGGCCGTAGACGACTGGACACCCATTTCAACGGTATCATGAAATTGGGTGCTGAGCTAATCTTTAATGAACAAAAACAGCTCTTTACCCTTTCAGCAAAAAAACTAAACGGGCAATATATCCTGCTTGACGAGGCTTCCGTTACCGGTACTGCCAACC
This window of the Proteiniphilum saccharofermentans genome carries:
- a CDS encoding SAM-dependent methyltransferase, producing the protein MKNPVLYLIPVTLGDTPVEKVIPSFNTTVVSGLKYFIVENVRSARRFLKKSNPDIDIDTLTFYELNKHTDPNQIVSYLTPMKSGENMGVISEAGCPAVADPGADMVAIAQQEGYRVVPLVGPSSILMAIMASGFNGQSFSFHGYLPIDAGERIKKLKQLETRAYNEDQTQIFIETPYRNLKLAEDILQHCKPQTRLCIAMNISCEDEFIVTRSVKAWKGKLPDMHKKPTVFLIYRG
- a CDS encoding rhomboid family intramembrane serine protease; translation: MKIGFISFIVLYISSLAISILPSYFKQKNNKPYRGLGASGAVSAIVFAYVLVNPMNFMGIMFIPVMLPAFLFGIIFLLVAFYLDRKQTGRINHSAHISGGIYGLLYMIVVFFTLEDINLPALFLDRIKIDSISDLFYFGI
- the murB gene encoding UDP-N-acetylmuramate dehydrogenase; the protein is MTTKYNVQLQPFNSFRTKASAKIFCEPQSAEELSEIIHTFPDEQKLVLGNGFNLFFTKDFEGLVIKPAIRGIHILAETDRCVEIEVGAAEDWDQFVAYCVENGYAGIENLSLIPGSVGASPVQNIGAYGTEAMDVITKVKTVELQTGNYKELSNEECGFGYRDSIFKRTGLYVITSVVFKLEKSFQYKEKYIDLSRELEGISSPDLTQVRDAIIRIRNRKLPDYKILPNAGSFFKNPVLTEEEKDQLQQQLPDVPIYNVGEGQFKTSAAFLIDKAGYKGKRHRMVGTYTRHSLIIVNYGTENGKEIVDFMHKIQQEVLQQFGVLLEPEVRIY